In the Muricauda sp. MAR_2010_75 genome, one interval contains:
- a CDS encoding alpha/beta hydrolase encodes MKKYTKLLFALSCFACFSQEKSIDEAMYVNIGGIEQWVTIQGDDTENPVVLFVHGGPGSTMSQFENSMFKGWEKEFVLVNWDQRGAGRTYGKNAPSENIEEFWMENPLTVELMAEDGIALTKYLLKYLNKEKIIVVGTSWGSILGTKMVHKNPELFQAYVGHSQFVNFSDNISAAYEKVQELAQKENDTENLDMLNAIGPPPYESAKTLGQLLRVIKKYEAKNSAAPPNGWFNVASEYDNEEDAKHRYEGDDYSFIHFAGHKKLNIASMAAAIDFNTNATHFEIPVYYVQGEEDILTSKEVSKPYFEKIEAPKKDYFLIPNAAHGFNEAVVDKLYQILTKHL; translated from the coding sequence GTGAAAAAATATACAAAACTACTGTTTGCTTTGTCGTGCTTTGCGTGCTTCTCCCAAGAAAAAAGTATCGATGAAGCCATGTATGTCAATATTGGAGGGATAGAGCAGTGGGTCACCATACAAGGAGACGATACAGAAAATCCCGTGGTCCTCTTCGTTCATGGCGGCCCAGGCAGCACCATGAGTCAATTTGAAAACAGCATGTTCAAAGGTTGGGAAAAGGAATTTGTTCTCGTGAATTGGGATCAACGGGGAGCCGGAAGGACCTATGGGAAAAACGCCCCTTCAGAAAATATCGAGGAGTTTTGGATGGAAAACCCGCTCACCGTGGAACTGATGGCGGAAGACGGTATAGCACTCACAAAATACCTTCTCAAATATCTAAACAAGGAGAAAATCATAGTGGTGGGTACGTCTTGGGGCTCCATTCTGGGCACCAAAATGGTTCATAAAAACCCGGAATTGTTCCAAGCGTATGTAGGACATTCACAATTTGTAAACTTTTCGGACAATATTTCCGCTGCCTATGAAAAAGTACAAGAGTTGGCCCAAAAAGAAAACGATACCGAAAATTTGGACATGCTCAACGCCATTGGCCCGCCACCGTACGAAAGCGCCAAAACGTTGGGGCAATTGCTACGGGTAATAAAAAAATACGAAGCCAAAAACTCCGCGGCCCCACCGAATGGTTGGTTCAACGTTGCTTCGGAGTATGACAATGAGGAAGATGCCAAGCATAGGTATGAAGGTGATGATTATTCCTTCATTCATTTTGCAGGCCATAAAAAACTTAACATAGCATCCATGGCAGCCGCTATTGATTTCAATACCAATGCGACCCACTTTGAAATTCCGGTGTACTACGTACAGGGAGAGGAGGACATTTTAACCTCAAAAGAAGTCAGTAAGCCCTATTTTGAAAAAATAGAAGCCCCAAAAAAGGATTATTTTCTGATACCCAATGCTGCCCATGGATTTAATGAAGCAGTAGTGGATAAACTGTACCAAATTTTGACCAAACACTTATAA
- a CDS encoding HEAT repeat domain-containing protein has product MGFYDLSKEERVKRVEKIKNNILSDISANEENYILDYFSDEDTYIRKTAYLSIGKLFKAHPKLQSAIIDKLKNFIESDSEKVRQTTINAAGELGITDFGLVSNFFDQGLFDPHHSVRNAVIGSIKKMSDKNPIPTLEWAKRYLHHPNKEIRREICHGIELRGRKHPQDILPLLKELQYDQTARVRNTLIHVLGQIAYKKGCLETVIKELNTWDNQELVEKAIDEIVDVHERYKNFAALTQQEAIVYIEKHYRPFDT; this is encoded by the coding sequence ATGGGATTCTACGATTTATCAAAGGAAGAACGTGTTAAACGGGTTGAAAAAATCAAAAACAATATTCTATCCGACATTTCAGCGAACGAAGAAAATTATATTCTCGATTATTTTTCGGATGAGGATACCTACATCCGTAAAACAGCCTATTTATCCATTGGCAAACTGTTTAAGGCACACCCTAAACTTCAGTCCGCTATCATTGATAAGCTTAAAAATTTCATTGAATCAGATTCGGAAAAAGTCCGACAAACCACTATCAATGCGGCTGGGGAATTGGGAATAACCGACTTTGGCTTGGTCAGCAACTTTTTTGACCAAGGATTATTTGACCCCCATCATTCTGTAAGAAATGCAGTGATAGGATCTATTAAGAAAATGTCCGATAAAAACCCAATACCCACTTTAGAATGGGCCAAACGGTATCTTCATCACCCCAACAAGGAAATACGGCGAGAAATTTGTCACGGCATTGAGTTAAGAGGCCGAAAACACCCTCAAGACATTCTCCCATTGCTCAAAGAGTTGCAGTATGACCAAACCGCAAGGGTTAGAAATACCTTAATCCATGTGTTAGGTCAAATCGCCTATAAAAAAGGATGTTTGGAGACGGTAATAAAGGAACTCAATACTTGGGATAACCAAGAACTTGTGGAAAAGGCCATTGACGAGATTGTTGATGTACATGAACGCTACAAAAACTTTGCTGCCCTAACGCAACAAGAGGCCATCGTGTATATTGAAAAACATTATCGTCCTTTTGATACCTAA
- a CDS encoding short chain dehydrogenase: MKILIIGGAGTIGRVIVSHFSQNNEVLVAGRTKGDVTVDIVNSQSIKEMFEKIGKVDAILCIAGEAKWAPFDQLTEDDFHIGLNSKLMGQVNLVRIGQNYLNPGGSLTLTTGILADEPVVKTASASMVNGGIHSFVKAVALEIKNGIRVNVVSSGMVEDAYDKYKDYFPGHNPVPMKKVVNGYVRSVLGKGNGEIIRVYE; encoded by the coding sequence ATGAAAATACTGATTATTGGAGGTGCTGGAACCATAGGAAGAGTCATTGTCTCTCACTTTTCACAGAACAATGAGGTTTTGGTAGCAGGAAGAACCAAGGGCGATGTTACGGTTGATATTGTTAATAGCCAATCTATAAAAGAAATGTTTGAAAAAATAGGAAAGGTTGATGCTATCCTATGTATTGCTGGAGAAGCCAAATGGGCCCCATTTGATCAACTCACCGAAGACGATTTTCATATTGGGCTAAACAGCAAATTAATGGGACAGGTAAATTTGGTAAGAATAGGGCAAAATTATTTAAACCCTGGGGGATCCTTAACATTGACCACGGGTATTTTGGCAGACGAGCCCGTCGTAAAAACAGCAAGTGCATCCATGGTCAATGGTGGAATACATAGTTTTGTAAAGGCCGTCGCTCTTGAAATTAAAAACGGCATCAGGGTCAACGTGGTTTCATCTGGAATGGTTGAGGATGCATACGATAAATACAAGGACTATTTTCCCGGACACAACCCCGTACCCATGAAAAAGGTGGTCAATGGGTATGTGAGAAGCGTTCTTGGCAAAGGAAATGGTGAAATTATTAGAGTTTATGAATGA
- a CDS encoding thymidylate synthase has protein sequence MKQYHDLLKHVLEHGNAKGDRTGTGTLSVFGYQMRFDLSEGFPMVTTKKLHLKSIIHELLWFLKGDTNIEYLQENGVRIWNEWADDNGDLGPVYGHQWRNWNSEEIDQIKEVVETLKTNPNSRRMLVSAWNPSVLPDTSVSFAQNVANGKAALPPCHAFFQFYVADGKLSCQLYQRSADIFLGVPFNIASYALFTLMMAQVCGYLPGEFIHTFGDAHIYNNHLEQVHLQLGREPRPLPTMKLNPEAKDIFAFTFNDFELLNYDPHPHIKGVVAV, from the coding sequence ATGAAACAATACCACGACCTTCTTAAACATGTGTTGGAACACGGAAACGCCAAGGGCGACCGCACCGGAACCGGAACTTTGAGCGTTTTTGGGTATCAGATGCGATTTGACCTCTCTGAGGGATTTCCAATGGTGACCACCAAAAAATTACACCTCAAATCCATCATCCATGAGTTGTTGTGGTTCTTAAAAGGGGACACGAACATTGAATACCTTCAAGAAAACGGAGTCCGAATCTGGAACGAATGGGCCGATGATAATGGTGATTTAGGCCCGGTTTATGGTCACCAATGGCGCAATTGGAACAGTGAGGAAATTGACCAAATCAAGGAAGTAGTGGAAACTTTAAAAACCAACCCCAACAGTCGTCGAATGTTGGTCTCTGCTTGGAATCCCAGTGTTTTGCCGGATACTTCAGTTTCCTTTGCACAAAATGTGGCCAATGGAAAGGCCGCACTCCCCCCCTGCCACGCCTTTTTTCAATTTTATGTGGCCGATGGCAAACTTTCATGCCAACTGTATCAACGTAGTGCCGATATCTTTTTGGGTGTACCGTTCAACATTGCCTCCTACGCATTGTTCACCCTAATGATGGCCCAAGTTTGCGGCTATTTACCCGGAGAATTTATCCACACTTTTGGAGATGCCCATATCTACAACAACCATTTGGAGCAAGTGCACCTGCAATTGGGTCGGGAACCACGCCCCTTGCCTACCATGAAACTAAACCCTGAGGCAAAAGACATTTTTGCCTTTACTTTTAACGATTTTGAGCTGTTGAACTACGACCCACACCCACACATCAAAGGGGTTGTAGCGGTCTAG
- a CDS encoding four helix bundle protein: MRNFRELKVWQEARILVKQVYQITKVLPKSEKFGLTAQINRCVISVPANIAEGCAKYSDKDFVRFLQISLGSAYELETHLLLCEDLEFVTSDEISIVLEKTQRLQKRISSLIKYNKSNH; this comes from the coding sequence ATGAGAAATTTTCGAGAGTTGAAGGTTTGGCAGGAAGCCAGAATTTTGGTTAAGCAAGTTTACCAAATAACAAAAGTACTTCCGAAGTCAGAAAAGTTTGGTTTAACGGCCCAAATCAATAGATGCGTAATCTCAGTTCCGGCCAATATAGCTGAAGGCTGTGCCAAATATTCCGATAAAGATTTTGTTCGATTTCTTCAAATCAGTTTAGGTTCTGCCTACGAGCTTGAAACCCATTTGCTACTTTGTGAAGATTTAGAGTTTGTTACAAGTGATGAAATCAGTATTGTTCTAGAAAAAACACAACGGTTACAAAAACGTATCTCATCGTTAATAAAATATAATAAGTCAAACCATTGA
- a CDS encoding NupC/NupG family nucleoside CNT transporter: MGKKTLSFLTLVFVCTVALSQNTLPTDSLNTAIGTTIINDISVQNAPEMIPNQGFSVNTLWRGALGMAVLILISFLFSSNRRAINWKTVGIGLALQLLIAIGVLKVPFVQYIFEKIGEVFVSILDFTRAGSQFLFEGLVVDMDTFGYIFAFQVLPTIIFFSALTSVLFYLGIIQKVVKGMAWLLSKSLGISGAESLSVAGNIFLGQTEAPLLIKAYLEKMNKSEILLVMIGGMATVAGAVLAAYIGFLGGDDPVLRLVFAKHLLAASVMAAPGAIVISKILYPQTEAVNTDVKVSSEKIGANILDAIANGTTEGLKLALNVGAMLLVFVAFIAMINGILGWLGDLTTFNSWIAANSPYDSFSLEAILGTIFAPLMWLIGVANEDVMLMGQLLGIKLAASEFVGYIQLAELKAVTSDLHFAYNKSVIMATYMLCGFANFASIGIQIGGIGSLAPGQRKVLSEFGMKAVLGGSLASLLSATIAGMILG, translated from the coding sequence ATGGGGAAAAAGACCTTGAGTTTCCTGACACTAGTATTCGTTTGTACGGTTGCCCTCAGCCAAAATACACTCCCCACCGATTCCCTCAACACCGCCATTGGCACCACTATCATCAATGACATTTCGGTTCAGAATGCCCCAGAGATGATTCCCAACCAAGGATTTTCCGTCAACACCCTCTGGAGAGGCGCTTTGGGCATGGCCGTTTTAATTCTGATTTCTTTTTTGTTTAGTTCCAATAGAAGGGCCATCAATTGGAAAACCGTGGGCATTGGTCTTGCTCTTCAATTGTTGATTGCCATTGGTGTTCTCAAAGTCCCTTTTGTACAATATATTTTTGAAAAAATCGGCGAAGTCTTTGTCAGTATCCTTGATTTTACCCGGGCAGGAAGTCAATTCCTGTTTGAAGGGCTGGTCGTTGATATGGACACCTTCGGGTACATTTTTGCCTTTCAAGTATTGCCTACCATAATTTTCTTTTCCGCTTTGACTTCGGTGCTGTTCTATTTGGGCATCATTCAAAAAGTGGTAAAGGGCATGGCTTGGTTGCTATCCAAATCACTCGGAATATCCGGAGCGGAAAGTTTATCCGTGGCTGGAAATATTTTTTTGGGTCAGACGGAGGCCCCATTGCTCATCAAGGCCTATTTGGAAAAAATGAACAAGTCCGAAATCCTTTTGGTGATGATCGGGGGGATGGCCACTGTAGCCGGAGCTGTACTGGCCGCCTACATTGGATTTTTGGGCGGTGATGACCCTGTATTGCGTTTGGTCTTTGCAAAACACCTTTTGGCCGCTTCTGTGATGGCAGCACCAGGAGCCATTGTCATTTCAAAAATATTATATCCCCAGACTGAGGCTGTAAATACCGACGTAAAGGTGTCCTCAGAAAAAATTGGTGCCAACATCTTGGACGCCATTGCCAATGGTACCACCGAAGGTTTAAAGCTTGCCCTTAATGTGGGTGCTATGCTCTTGGTATTTGTCGCCTTTATTGCAATGATCAACGGTATTTTGGGCTGGTTGGGCGATTTGACCACTTTCAACAGCTGGATTGCCGCCAACTCCCCTTACGACAGCTTTTCGTTGGAAGCTATTTTGGGAACCATTTTCGCTCCACTGATGTGGCTCATCGGTGTGGCCAATGAAGATGTTATGCTTATGGGACAATTGCTCGGTATAAAGCTCGCCGCCAGTGAATTTGTGGGCTACATTCAATTGGCTGAACTGAAAGCTGTGACCAGTGATCTTCATTTTGCCTACAATAAATCAGTAATCATGGCCACCTATATGCTGTGTGGATTTGCCAACTTTGCTTCCATTGGTATACAGATTGGAGGAATCGGCTCCTTGGCACCCGGTCAGCGTAAAGTATTGTCAGAATTTGGCATGAAAGCCGTTTTGGGCGGTTCTTTGGCTTCTTTATTGTCTGCTACCATTGCGGGGATGATTTTAGGGTAG
- a CDS encoding bifunctional nuclease family protein, with translation MSLVRLKIKGISYSQTQNGAYALILNEVEGDRKLPIVIGAFEAQSIAIALEKEIKPPRPLTHDLFKNFADRFKIVVKQVIIHKLVDGVFYSSIICERDKEEEIIDARTSDAIALALRFDAPIFTYRTILDKAGIFLKFSSKEDENEDDDNSIVVDEILQEGEAVEIESGPGSHGYREMSLEELHKELDKAVASEDYEKAAKLRDEISKRK, from the coding sequence ATGAGCTTAGTACGGTTAAAAATAAAGGGAATATCATACAGTCAAACCCAGAATGGTGCTTACGCCCTTATTTTGAATGAGGTTGAAGGGGACAGAAAGCTTCCCATTGTTATAGGTGCATTTGAGGCGCAGTCCATTGCCATTGCATTGGAAAAAGAAATAAAACCGCCCAGACCCCTTACCCATGATTTGTTCAAGAATTTTGCGGACCGGTTTAAAATTGTGGTAAAGCAAGTCATTATCCATAAATTGGTGGATGGGGTATTTTATTCCAGCATCATCTGTGAGCGTGATAAGGAAGAGGAAATCATAGATGCACGCACCAGTGATGCCATTGCATTGGCGCTACGGTTTGATGCACCCATATTTACGTACAGGACCATTTTGGACAAAGCAGGAATCTTTCTCAAATTTTCTTCCAAAGAAGATGAAAATGAGGATGACGACAACAGTATAGTGGTTGATGAAATCCTTCAGGAAGGTGAAGCAGTAGAGATTGAATCCGGACCAGGTTCCCATGGCTATCGTGAAATGTCGCTGGAGGAGCTCCACAAAGAATTGGACAAGGCAGTGGCCAGCGAGGACTACGAAAAAGCTGCCAAATTACGGGACGAAATTTCCAAGCGTAAATAA
- a CDS encoding electron transfer flavoprotein subunit alpha/FixB family protein, with amino-acid sequence MSVLVYTESEKGKFKKNAFEVASYAHKVAQDLGTSVTAVTFNVEDNASLGDYGVSKVLKISNDQLATFNAKAYASALAQAAEAEGAKVIIVSSSADSKFLAPILTAKLNGGYVPNVVAAPDSTSPFVVKRTAFSNKGFAHTEITADVKVIGVSNNAFGAVENNTSATVEDFSPSLADDAFSTKSIEVDKVAGKVSIADADIVVSGGRGLKGPENWGMIEELAKVLGAATACSKPVSDMGWRPHGEHVGQTGKPVASNLYIAIGISGAIQHLAGVSASKTKVVINNDPEAPFFKAADYGIVGDAFEVVPKLIEKLKEFKAQNA; translated from the coding sequence ATGTCAGTACTAGTATATACCGAATCAGAAAAAGGAAAATTCAAAAAAAATGCTTTTGAAGTGGCTTCCTATGCCCATAAAGTGGCCCAAGACTTGGGAACCAGCGTTACCGCGGTTACTTTCAATGTGGAGGACAATGCATCACTGGGCGATTATGGAGTCTCCAAAGTTTTAAAAATATCCAACGACCAATTGGCCACCTTCAATGCCAAAGCCTATGCCAGTGCCTTAGCACAGGCCGCAGAAGCCGAAGGGGCCAAGGTCATTATTGTTAGTTCCAGTGCCGACAGCAAATTCTTGGCGCCCATCCTTACGGCAAAATTAAACGGAGGATATGTGCCCAACGTGGTGGCGGCCCCCGATAGCACCTCACCTTTTGTAGTGAAACGGACCGCTTTCAGTAACAAAGGGTTTGCCCATACCGAAATTACCGCCGATGTAAAGGTCATCGGGGTTTCCAACAACGCCTTTGGAGCTGTGGAGAACAACACCTCAGCAACGGTTGAGGATTTTAGTCCGTCTTTGGCAGATGATGCTTTCTCTACCAAGTCCATTGAAGTGGACAAAGTGGCTGGAAAGGTTTCCATTGCCGATGCTGACATTGTGGTTTCGGGAGGACGTGGACTCAAAGGTCCTGAGAATTGGGGCATGATCGAGGAATTGGCAAAAGTATTGGGAGCGGCAACGGCCTGCTCCAAGCCTGTCTCCGATATGGGGTGGCGTCCACACGGCGAACACGTGGGGCAAACCGGAAAACCCGTAGCCAGCAATTTGTACATTGCCATTGGTATCTCAGGGGCCATTCAACACTTGGCTGGGGTGAGTGCCTCTAAAACCAAAGTGGTCATCAACAACGACCCTGAGGCTCCTTTCTTTAAGGCCGCTGATTACGGAATTGTTGGGGATGCCTTTGAAGTAGTACCCAAACTCATCGAAAAATTAAAGGAATTTAAAGCCCAAAACGCTTAA
- a CDS encoding electron transfer flavoprotein subunit beta/FixA family protein, producing the protein MKILVCISNVPDTTSKINFTEGDTKFDTNGVQFVINPNDEFGLTRAMWFKEKQGAEVHVATVGGAQTEPTIRKALAIGADEAIRVNAEPTDGFFVAQQLAEVVKNGSYDLIIAGRESIDYNGGMVPGILATLLDMNFVNTCISLEVDGTNATAIREIDGGKEKISTSLPLVIGGQKGLVEESDLRIPNMRGIMMARKKALNVVEPVDASQPTQDQKFEKPAPKGPVKLVDADNVGELVDLLHNEAKVI; encoded by the coding sequence ATGAAGATTTTAGTTTGCATAAGCAACGTACCGGATACTACTTCCAAAATCAATTTTACGGAAGGCGATACTAAGTTTGACACCAATGGGGTGCAATTTGTTATAAATCCCAATGATGAGTTTGGACTGACGCGTGCCATGTGGTTCAAGGAAAAACAGGGCGCCGAGGTTCATGTGGCCACCGTGGGTGGTGCACAGACCGAGCCCACCATCCGAAAGGCATTGGCCATTGGTGCCGATGAGGCCATTCGGGTTAACGCCGAACCCACTGATGGTTTCTTCGTGGCCCAACAATTGGCCGAAGTGGTAAAAAATGGCAGTTACGACCTCATTATAGCGGGCAGGGAATCCATCGATTATAACGGGGGCATGGTTCCTGGCATCTTGGCCACTTTGTTGGATATGAACTTTGTAAATACCTGCATCAGTTTAGAGGTCGATGGCACAAACGCTACCGCCATTCGTGAGATTGATGGTGGAAAGGAAAAAATAAGCACTTCGTTGCCACTGGTGATCGGTGGCCAAAAAGGATTGGTTGAGGAAAGCGACCTTCGTATTCCCAACATGCGCGGCATAATGATGGCCCGAAAGAAGGCCTTAAATGTGGTTGAGCCTGTGGATGCATCCCAGCCTACCCAAGACCAAAAGTTTGAAAAACCGGCACCCAAAGGTCCAGTTAAATTAGTGGATGCGGACAATGTTGGGGAATTGGTCGATTTATTGCACAACGAAGCTAAAGTGATTTAA
- a CDS encoding pyruvate dehydrogenase complex E1 component subunit beta, translating into MYHQLMKTLQFREAIAEAMTEEMRRDDTIYLMGEEVAEYNGAYKASKGMLDEFGPERVLDTPISELGFAGIGVGSAMNGNRPIIEFMTFNFSLVGIDQIINNAAKIRQMSAGQFPCPIVFRGPTASAGQLAATHSQAFESWFANCPGLKVVVPSNPADAKGLLKSAIRDDDPVIFMESEQMYGDKGEVPEGEYTIPLGVADIKREGTDVTIVSFGKIIKEAYKAADELEKEGISCEIIDLRTVRPMDHDAILTSVKKTNRMVILEEAWPFGNVATEIIYQVQDKAFDYLDAPIVKLNTADTPAPYSPVLLAEWLPNHEDVIKAVKKVLYK; encoded by the coding sequence ATTTATCACCAGTTAATGAAAACACTACAGTTTAGGGAAGCCATTGCAGAGGCGATGACTGAGGAAATGCGAAGGGATGATACCATTTATTTGATGGGAGAGGAAGTGGCCGAATACAATGGGGCCTACAAAGCTTCAAAAGGAATGTTGGATGAATTTGGACCTGAACGCGTTTTGGACACCCCCATTTCTGAGTTGGGATTTGCCGGTATCGGTGTGGGTTCTGCCATGAACGGTAACAGACCCATCATAGAATTTATGACCTTCAACTTCTCATTGGTGGGAATAGATCAGATCATCAACAATGCGGCTAAAATCAGGCAAATGTCTGCTGGTCAGTTTCCATGCCCCATTGTTTTTAGGGGTCCTACTGCTTCTGCTGGACAATTGGCAGCAACGCACTCCCAAGCTTTTGAAAGTTGGTTCGCCAACTGTCCTGGATTAAAGGTGGTGGTGCCCTCCAATCCTGCTGATGCCAAAGGTTTGTTGAAATCAGCCATTCGTGATGACGACCCTGTTATCTTTATGGAATCGGAGCAGATGTACGGTGACAAAGGTGAAGTTCCGGAAGGAGAGTATACCATTCCATTGGGTGTGGCCGATATCAAAAGAGAAGGCACCGATGTGACCATTGTTTCCTTTGGGAAGATTATTAAAGAAGCGTACAAAGCAGCCGATGAATTGGAGAAAGAAGGCATTAGCTGTGAAATCATCGATTTGCGTACCGTGCGTCCCATGGATCACGACGCCATTCTTACATCAGTAAAGAAAACCAATAGAATGGTAATTTTGGAGGAAGCATGGCCTTTTGGCAATGTGGCCACCGAAATTATATATCAAGTTCAGGATAAAGCATTCGATTATTTGGATGCACCCATCGTAAAACTCAACACAGCAGATACCCCTGCGCCCTATTCCCCGGTGCTTTTGGCGGAATGGTTGCCCAATCACGAGGATGTGATCAAAGCTGTTAAAAAGGTTTTATATAAATAA